One stretch of Micromonospora echinospora DNA includes these proteins:
- a CDS encoding YraN family protein, giving the protein MTNRNRAVGAYGERCALRHLIETGLRPVARNWRCPEGEIDIIAWEGPVLAICEVKTRRTEQFGSPAEAVVRAKARRLRGLAARWLAETGTTADEVRFDVLSVRLPLAGPARVEHLRGAF; this is encoded by the coding sequence ATGACGAACCGGAACCGAGCCGTCGGCGCGTACGGCGAGCGCTGCGCGCTGCGGCACCTGATCGAGACGGGCCTGCGCCCGGTCGCCCGCAACTGGCGCTGCCCCGAGGGCGAGATCGACATCATCGCCTGGGAGGGCCCGGTCCTCGCCATCTGCGAGGTCAAGACCCGCCGCACCGAGCAGTTCGGCTCCCCCGCCGAGGCCGTCGTCCGGGCCAAGGCCCGGCGCCTGCGCGGCCTGGCCGCCCGGTGGCTGGCCGAGACCGGCACCACCGCGGACGAGGTCCGCTTCGACGTGCTGTCCGTCCGGCTCCCGCTCGCCGGCCCCGCCCGCGTCGAGCACCTCCGTGGCGCGTTCTGA